The Deinococcus seoulensis DNA segment CGGGCCGTACACCGTTCGGCGCGTCCAGCAGATCGTGCAGGGCTACCGCGTCCAGGCGGGGCTGGGGAACGCGGTGCATCCACATCTGTTCCGGCATCAGATGCTGACCTTCCTGACCGGGGAAAAGCTGTCTGACGCGCAGATTCAGCTTCTGAGTGGTCATGCCAGCAAGAAAAGTCTGGAGGTGTACCAACACCTGTCGTTGGAGGCTGTGGACAGTGCCTATCAGCAGGCGGTCAAGCGGCTGGAGTTGGGAATGTAACGGCAGGAAGCTGGGAACGCTGTGCTGGTGGGACTTTTTTCCTTAGCGGTGTAAAATTCCTGGATCTTGTCGTTATCCCGATACGGCCCTCACCGCCGACGACTCCTCAAGTGCACCGTGTGCAGTGCGGAATTCAGTGAACTCAAAGGCACGCCCTACTGGAATGCCCGCTGCTCCCAGGACACCGTGGACGCCGTCGTCGAGCATGTCACCCACGGCAACAGCTTCGTCACCACGGGCCATCTGGTCGGCTGTCACCGCACCACGGTCGCGCGCATCGTCCGCGTTGCCGGAAGCCACGCGCGACACCTCCACGACCTGAATGCTCGTGACCTTCAGGTCACGAGCATTCAAGCGGACGAACGCTACGGATTCGTCGGGCGCAAGAAAGAGGCGGTATGGGACGCGACCGTCATCGATCCCAGCAGCAAGTTCCTCATCCAGGGCGAGATCGGCGAGCGCACTGCGGCTCTGACCCAGTCGCTCCTCATGCACGCCAGAGCACGCCTGACAGATCCGCATGGACTCGTGCTGTTCACCGATGGGTTTCTGTCGTACCAGACATTGTTCCCTGAAGTGTTCGGCAGGCCGTATCGGCCTGCCAGACAGGGATCACGTGGTCGATTCCCGAAGACCGCCTACCGGATCCCGCGTTCAGCGGCCCATGTCCGGATCATCAAGGAGTATTCCGGGAAGCGCGTCGTGAACGTGCGCACCGAGATCGCGGCCGGCACTCAGGTTCGCGTGAACGAGGAGTTGCAGCAGTTGGGTTACCACAAGCCCAACACCTCGGCTGTGGAGCGTCAGAACGCCACGGCAAGGCGGATGAACCCGCACCTGGCGAGGAAAAGCCTCGCATTCGCGAGGCTGAGGATTCACCGGGAGAGCCTGGCTCATCTGGTGCAGGGGATCTACAACTGGTGCCGAGTTCAACGGGGTCTGCGGAGCAAGCTCGACGTCCCAAAGGGACGTCAGTTGTACCTCCAACGCACACCCTCCATGACCATCGGGCTGACCGATCACGTCTGGAAGGTGCGGGACTGGCTCTCACAGCCGCAGGGCGTCTCCTGTCGGGCATAGTTCCAGCCAACTACCGAGAAAGGCTTCCAGTAGGTTAATCAGGAATCGCTGGAAGACTCAACCGTAAAAGGCCGAAGCGTGAGCTTTCGGGCATGGTCTGCGGGCACAGTGCCATCCGGCAGATGACCGCGCATGTAGTGCTTTTGCCACTCCCCTTCGCTCGGTTCCTTTCCCTCTTGCAGAGCAAGTTGCGCGCGTGCGCGGACGTCAGCCCAGGTGTGAAAGGCGTTATGCGTGTCAGGAGCCGATTCGAGTGGCTGGAATTGAGGCACCACCGCTTCTATCAGACCGCGCGGAACGGGAAAAATCATACAAATGGGTTCGCCAATATCGAAAATGACTGGGTTGTCCGAACGGGTCATCTGCCAATTCATGGTGAATGGCGCAACTGCCCAGTCGGTCTCCACAATACCATCGAGGGCACTTACGCCGTCTTTGGGCATATTGGTGGGTCCGCGTACCATCAAGTTCATGTGCGGGGGCGTGCGGAACAGATACGGGATTTGCCAGGTCAGGATGCCATACCCTAGTTGGCTATGCACAGGGAGCGTGTTAGTTCGGGGACCAGCTAGGCGTTTAATCTGCACGTCTTGCGGCTCCGAGCCGCCATTCCAAGTGACTTCAATACGGTGGCTGTTGAGCACGAACCAGCCGTGTTGGTTAGCGATTGCCAAAGGCAGACAGCGATAGGCAAACCGCTTATTTGTCTCGTTCATCCAAACTCGTTGGGTAGGTGCAACGATAATGGGCATCAGGTCGGCGGAACCAAGTGGGTATGCGGTGACGATAATTTCGGTGGACATATAAACGCCTCTGAGAAATAGTTTAGACCTTACTGGCGCTGCCAGATAGACATGGTACGGAAAGCATCGGTAGAGCCAATGTTGACAGCCTTTGTATCGCAGTATATTTGTTGAAATTCAAGCTGTTGCATCAATTTAGCCATTAACACCCTATCTGGATAAATGTAATACTCGAATTCGCTTATAGAAGTGTTGGAAATGAAGCGAATAGTAGCAGTCATGTAGCCCTGGCTGTCTTTGAAATAGCCTGAGTCGTAACTGTAGAAGTCAAGCAGTAGGCAACCATGAGGTGACACCCTTTCTTTCAACAGGTTAATCAAGGTAGTAAGCATTTCTTCCACTTGCTCCGTTGGAGTGAGACAGGGAAGGCCACCACCCAGCAAAACAACAGCGTCAAACGTTCCCGCCAAATGTGTGAATGAGCTATGTACTACGTTGCTGACGCCGCGCTCCTCACACAAAGTCGCACACGCCGGATCAGTCTCACATGCCGTCACTTGCGCGCCATGCGCTTGCAACCATAGCGCCGCGTCGCCGCTTCCTGATCCCACCTCCAAGATGTGGCCCGGATGATGATGCAACAGAGCTTCTAAGGCATTCTGGGTGAAATGGTCAACGGAATGAAGGAATCCATTTGGGTCAAAGGCATGAAGCTGGTGTGCCAGGGGTTGCTGGAAGGAGGAACCGAACCAGTTTTCTTGTTGTATACCGTGTTTTACTGGGGTACGAACGGCCAAGGTTAACATTTCACCAACGCCACAGCGGTCCGGTTTGTCACTCATGATGCAGCACTCTGGGTTTCTTCAATGCCCATAAGGCGTTCAATTTCCTGCCAGACCGCCCTGCTCGGCTGGAAGCGGCCCAATTTCACGGGGAGCGCCAGCAGGAGTTCACCATGTTCGATCAAGAACTTGGCATGGATAAGCTGGTCAATAGTAGTGGCAATCTCCTGACCCAAGTCCTCAGTAACCTTCCGTCGGCTGACCGCCTTGTCGCAAGCAAGTAGTACTTCGCGTTCCTGTGCATTAAGTACCGTGCTGGGCTTTAGGGCAACTGCGCGTGTGTCAAAGACGATGATGTAATCGCCTTTATCAATGTAGAATAAGGCGCTGCTAACGTGTTGTTTCTTCCAGTCAACTACGGCATTCCTAGTGCTAAGTGTGTATGCAGCCAGAGGAATGTCTCGGTGGCTGTCGGTCACGAAGAAATAGGCAAGGTTGTAAAGCACGTTAGGCGAAAAGGGATAGATGTATTCGTAAGATTTGAAGGGTCGGATATTATAAAAACCAAACGCATTTGGTTTTTCAAAGTGGGGACTGAAGCGGTCTAGACGAATTGTACCATTTGAGGATGGTGGCTCTAAATGCGTGAGCAAAGGAATAAGCTTAGCCATCGAATCATAATCCTCTGGACGTTCGCCAGGAAATCCCCACAAAATATTCCAATTCGGGGTAATTCCAATCTCCTCGCTCCACTTTAGCAACTGAATATTCTGAAGACCGCTTACTCCTTTTTTCATGAGTTGTAAAACGCGATCACTAAGGCTTTCGATGCCCGGTTGGATACGCACAATACCTGCATCCTTGAGAGCTTGTAGTTGGTCTTTACGAAGATTAGCTTTTACTTCGTAAAACAGATTCACCTTCTCTTCCCTCGTAGCAAGCCAAGGTATAAATTCAGCGAAATATTTCATGTCCAAGATGTTATCTACTACGGATACCTCTTGAAATGTATAGTTGTCAATCAGGCTCGCAAGCTCGGTCCTAGCACGTTCCTGAGACTTACTGCGGTAATTAAGTGTCGAACCGTTAAGGCCGCAAAACGTGCAATGACTCTTAGCCCCCCACCAGCATCCCCGAGACGTTTCAAATGGAACACGGTAGCCCTCATTGTATAGATCAACGTTTGGCCGTAGGGCATGTACTTGATCAAAGAAGTCGTGGTACTCGGGAACCGGCATGTCATCCATAGCAATGGTTTGTGGATTGAACGAGAACTTACCATCTGTAACGTTCTTTTGTGTGAACACTGCTGGTAAATCATCGTATGTCCGATTGTTTTTAATGCAG contains these protein-coding regions:
- a CDS encoding RiPP maturation radical SAM C-methyltransferase; the protein is MTSFTSNITLVSMPFTSTLEPSIGLSLLRGQLKEHGHDSQIRYFAIQFEERITKRWYDFIMNTPTQSLVGEWIFSGALFDQSDEDIRQFIRDVLRAEHPDFTPIHGQASRIDESIVQRVLDIREAAREFVEECAESVVQDAPQILGLTSTFQQHLASLALAKRVKDKLPSCHILMGGANCEKEMGVEIIRQFPFVDAVVSGEAEGIIVQLVDCIKNNRTYDDLPAVFTQKNVTDGKFSFNPQTIAMDDMPVPEYHDFFDQVHALRPNVDLYNEGYRVPFETSRGCWWGAKSHCTFCGLNGSTLNYRSKSQERARTELASLIDNYTFQEVSVVDNILDMKYFAEFIPWLATREEKVNLFYEVKANLRKDQLQALKDAGIVRIQPGIESLSDRVLQLMKKGVSGLQNIQLLKWSEEIGITPNWNILWGFPGERPEDYDSMAKLIPLLTHLEPPSSNGTIRLDRFSPHFEKPNAFGFYNIRPFKSYEYIYPFSPNVLYNLAYFFVTDSHRDIPLAAYTLSTRNAVVDWKKQHVSSALFYIDKGDYIIVFDTRAVALKPSTVLNAQEREVLLACDKAVSRRKVTEDLGQEIATTIDQLIHAKFLIEHGELLLALPVKLGRFQPSRAVWQEIERLMGIEETQSAAS
- a CDS encoding IS1 transposase translates to MDAVVEHVTHGNSFVTTGHLVGCHRTTVARIVRVAGSHARHLHDLNARDLQVTSIQADERYGFVGRKKEAVWDATVIDPSSKFLIQGEIGERTAALTQSLLMHARARLTDPHGLVLFTDGFLSYQTLFPEVFGRPYRPARQGSRGRFPKTAYRIPRSAAHVRIIKEYSGKRVVNVRTEIAAGTQVRVNEELQQLGYHKPNTSAVERQNATARRMNPHLARKSLAFARLRIHRESLAHLVQGIYNWCRVQRGLRSKLDVPKGRQLYLQRTPSMTIGLTDHVWKVRDWLSQPQGVSCRA
- a CDS encoding class I SAM-dependent methyltransferase, whose amino-acid sequence is MSDKPDRCGVGEMLTLAVRTPVKHGIQQENWFGSSFQQPLAHQLHAFDPNGFLHSVDHFTQNALEALLHHHPGHILEVGSGSGDAALWLQAHGAQVTACETDPACATLCEERGVSNVVHSSFTHLAGTFDAVVLLGGGLPCLTPTEQVEEMLTTLINLLKERVSPHGCLLLDFYSYDSGYFKDSQGYMTATIRFISNTSISEFEYYIYPDRVLMAKLMQQLEFQQIYCDTKAVNIGSTDAFRTMSIWQRQ
- a CDS encoding DUF6065 family protein, yielding MSTEIIVTAYPLGSADLMPIIVAPTQRVWMNETNKRFAYRCLPLAIANQHGWFVLNSHRIEVTWNGGSEPQDVQIKRLAGPRTNTLPVHSQLGYGILTWQIPYLFRTPPHMNLMVRGPTNMPKDGVSALDGIVETDWAVAPFTMNWQMTRSDNPVIFDIGEPICMIFPVPRGLIEAVVPQFQPLESAPDTHNAFHTWADVRARAQLALQEGKEPSEGEWQKHYMRGHLPDGTVPADHARKLTLRPFTVESSSDS